A region of Oncorhynchus masou masou isolate Uvic2021 chromosome 29, UVic_Omas_1.1, whole genome shotgun sequence DNA encodes the following proteins:
- the LOC135520061 gene encoding triosephosphate isomerase B-like has product MSRKFFVGGNWKMNGDKASLGELIKTLNSAKLDPNTEVVCGAPSIYLEFARSKLDPKIGVAAQNCYKVKGGAFTGEISPAMIKDVGVHWVILGHSERRWVFGETDALIGQKCAHALENGLGVIACIGEKLDEREAGITEKVINAQTKHFADNIKDWSKVVLAYEPVWAIGTGKTASPAQAQDVHDKLRQWVKANVSEAVANSVRIIYGGSVTGGTCKELGGMKDVDGFLVGGAALKPEFVDIINAKQ; this is encoded by the exons ATGTCCAGAAAATTCTTCGTCGGTGGTAACTGGAAGATGAATGGCGACAAGGCAAGCCTGGGCGAACTCATCAAAACCCTGAACTCTGCGAAGCTCGACCCCAACACCG AGGTGGTCTGCGGCGCCCCATCAATCTACCTTGAGTTCGCCAGGTCCAAGCTGGACCCTAAGATCGGAGTGGCCGCTCAGAACTGCTACAAGGTCAAGGGTGGTGCCTTCACCGGGGAGATCAG ccCTGCGATGATCAAGGACGTTGGCGTGCACTGGGTGATCCTTGGCCACTCTGAGAGGCGCTGGGTCTTTGGAGAGACAGATGCG CTTATTGGTCAGAAGTGCGCCCACGCCCTGGAGAATGGCCTGGGTGTCATTGCCTGCATTGGTGAGAAGCTGGACGAGAGGGAGGCTGGCATCACAGAGAAGGTCATCAACGCACAGACCAAGCACTTCGCAG ACAACATTAAGGACTGGTCCAAGGTTGTTCTGGCCTATGAGCCCGTGTGGGCCATCGGCACCGGCAAGACCGCATCCCCCGCCCAG GCCCAGGACGTTCATGACAAACTGAGGCAGTGGGTAAAGGCTAATGTGTCTGAGGCAGTAGCCAACTCTGTCAGGATTATCTATGGAG gtTCCGTGACAGGTGGCACCTGCAAGGAGCTGGGAGGCATGAAGGATGTGGACGGTTTCCTGGTTGGCGGCGCTGCACTTAAGCCAGAGTTCGTTGACATCATCAACGCCAAGCAATAA
- the LOC135520060 gene encoding lysophospholipid acyltransferase 5-like produces the protein MAAPLMEKLSESLGSPEPAVRLILSVLVGYPCALLYRRFFFHQPPTVIHLYHAISGLSLAAFNFGTQLYHSALCVLVQFLMMRLMGRTITTVLASFMFQMAYLLSGYYYTATEEYDIKWTMPQCVLALKLIGLSFDYYDGGQEPSKLNEEQKRSALAKVPSLLEVIGFSYFYGGFLVGPQFTLRSYQRLVQGELTDCPGQPPNSVIPAMKRFSLGLLCLVIYAIFSPHYPDSYYLTDEYDAQPFWYRCVFILLWAKVILYKYVSCWVIAEGVCILSGLGYNGLGQNGEYQWDACANMKVWTFETTPLFTGTIASFNINTNAWVARHVFKRLKFLGNKLLSQVTALAFLAIWHGTHSGYLLCFSMEFIIVNVERQAQALVRDSPLLTRLANSSLYPLIYLVQQFIHWLFMGYPLVPFCLFTYDKWLRVYSSIYFCGHIFFFTLYLGIPYLRKVLVPRKERSEKKED, from the exons ATGGCGGCTCCCTTGATGGAGAAATTGTCGGAATCTTTAGGTTCCCCAGAACCTGCGGTTCGACTGATTCTGTCCGTTTTAGTCG GGTACCCCTGTGCCCTGCTGTATCGCCGCTTCTTCTTCCACCAGCCACCCACTGTCATTCACCTATACCACGCCATCTCCGGACTGTCTCTGGCGGCATTCAACTTTG GAACCCAGCTCTATCACTCTGCATTATGCGTCCTTGTCCAGTTCCTGATGATGAGGCTTATGGGAAGGACGATAACAACCGTCCTGGCCAGCTTTATGTTTCAAATG gcATATCTGCTGTCAGGCTACTACTACACCGCTACAGAAGAATATGATATCAAGTGGACCATGCCCCAATGTGTCCTTGCACTCAAACTTATCG GTTTGTCGTTTGATTACTATGACGGTGGCCAGGAACCA TCCAAGTTGAATGAGGAGCAGAAGAGGTCAGCCCTAGCCAAAGTTCCCTCTCTGCTGGAGGTAATCGGCTTCTCCTACTTCTACGGAGGCTTTCTGGTGGGGCCCCAGTTCACACTGCGCAGCTACCAGAGGCTCGTCCAAGGGGAGCTCACCGACTGCCCCGGACAGCCACCTAACAG tGTTATACCTGCTATGAAGCGATTCTCCCTTGGCCTCCTCTGCCTGGTGATCTACGCAATATTCAGTCCCCACTACCCAGATAGCTATTACCTAACAGACGAGTATGAC GCCCAGCCGTTCTGGTACCGCTGTGTCTTCATCCTCCTTTGGGCCAAAGTCATCCTGTACAAATATGTCAGCTGCTGGGTCATAGCG GAGGGTGTCTGTATACTCTCTGGGCTTGGCTATAATGGCCTGGGTCAGAATGGCGAGTACCAATGGGACGCCTGCGCAAATATGAAGGTGTGGACATTTGAGACCACACCCCTTTTCACGGGCACCATCGCCTCCTTCAACATTAACACCAACGCCTGGGTGGCCAG GCATGTGTTTAAGCGGTTGAAGTTCCTGGGCAATAAGCTCCTGTCTCAGGTGACCGCGCTTGCGTTCCTGGCCATCTGGCATGGCACGCACTCCGGATACCTCCTCTGCTTCTCCATGGAGTTTATCATCGTAAATGTGGAGAGACAG GCCCAAGCGCTGGTGAGGGACAGTCCCCTGCTGACCCGCCTGGCCAACAGTTCACTCTACCCCCTCATCTACCTGGTCCAGCAGTTCATCCACTGGCTCTTCATGGGCTATCCTTTGGTGCCCTTCTGTCTCTTCACCTACGACAAGTGGCTCAGG GTGTATTCGTCCATTTATTTCTGCGGCCACATATTCTTCTTCACGTTGTATCTAGGCATCCCGTATCTCCGCAAGGTGCTGGTACCTAGAAAAGAACGGAGCGAGAAAAAGGAGGACTAG